From a single Poecilia reticulata strain Guanapo linkage group LG2, Guppy_female_1.0+MT, whole genome shotgun sequence genomic region:
- the LOC103473768 gene encoding nuclear receptor subfamily 4 group A member 2-like isoform X2 produces the protein MPCVQTQCSSSPQGASPASQSAGAECSCDFLTPEFVKFSMDLTNSELSAASSGPGFGNSADGYGAGYDAKPPCVFQMPAVQAELPCVKVEDAHGCPRYQNPLHSSDDLLSSQSSVYYYRAPSPHGFHPPHGHIWEDSGSLYKNALSRFSLFSLKHTPHGTQSFPTCQVKFDVSMNLDAGGCGSHHHQQGKALGMGFPRPLQFPHSHHFMEYQSSAGAARGALSSEGLCAVCGDNAACQHYGVRTCEGCKGFFKRTVQKNAKYVCLAAKSCPVDKRRRNRCQYCRFQKCLGVGMVKEVVRTDGLKGRRGRLPSKPRALPDSFLHGSTLLSAVVRAHIESNPPASRLDYSKFKESPGDLLGDDAQHVRQFYDLLMRSMEVIRSWAQRIPGFATLPKHDQDLLFYSAFLELFVLRLSYRSNPEEGKLIFCDGSVWHRLQCLRGFGEWIDSIVEFSANLQRMNLDVSTFSCICTLALLTERHGLKESKRVEELQNNVVRCLKDNEAAXPDGGGPYRWSNHLSRLLEKLPELRTLCIQGLQRIFYLKLEDLVPPPAVIDKLFLDTLPF, from the exons ATGCCGTGCGTCCAGACCCAGTGCAGCTCCTCGCCGCAAGGCGCCAGCCCCGCGTCTCAGAGCGCCGGCGCGGAGTGCAGCTGCGACTTCCTCACGCCGGAGTTTGTCAAGTTCAGCATGGACCTGACGAACAGCGAGCTTTCGGCTGCCTCATCCGGACCCGGTTTCGGCAACTCCGCGGACGGCTACGGCGCCGGCTACGACGCGAAGCCGCCGTGCGTCTTCCAGATGCCCGCGGTCCAAGCGGAGCTGCCGTGCGTCAAAGTGGAGGATGCCCACGGATGTCCGCGCTATCAGAACCCCCTGCACTCCTCGGATGACTTGCTCTCCTCCCAGAGCTCCGTGTATTACTACCGCGCCCCCTCGCCGCACGGCTTCCACCCGCCACATGGACACATCTGGGAGGATTCCGGCTCTCTGTACAAAAACGCGCTTTCCAGGTTTTCCCTGTTTTCTCTGAAGCACACGCCGCACGGTACCCAGAGCTTCCCCACCTGCCAGGTCAAATTTGACGTCTCCATGAACTTGGACGCGGGCGGATGCGGGTCGCACCACCACCAACAAGGGAAAGCCCTCGGAATGGGCTTCCCTCGCCCCCTCCAGTTCCCCCACAGCCACCACTTTATGGAATACCAGAGCTCTGCCGGAGCCGCGCGAGGAGCGCTGAGCTCGGAGGGGCTGTGCGCGGTGTGCGGGGACAACGCAGCCTGCCAACACTATGGAGTCCGCACCTGCGAGGGCTGCAAGGGCTTCTTCAAG CGAACAGTGCAGAAAAATGCCAAATATGTGTGTCTGGCTGCAAAAAGCTGCCCTGTGGACAAGCGACGGAGGAACCGATGCCAGTATTGTCGCTTCCAGAAGTGCCTGGGGGTGGGAATGGTCAAAGAAG tgGTGAGGACAGACGGTCTTAAAGGCAGAAGAGGTCGTCTGCCATCCAAACCTCGAGCTTTGCCAGACTCGTTTTTACATGGCAGCACCCTTCTGAGTGCTGTGGTTAGGGCACATATAGAGTCAAATCCTCCAGCGTCTCGTCTGGACTACTCCAAA TTCAAGGAGAGTCCAGGGGACCTGCTGGGTGACGAYGCTCAACACGTCCGACAGTTCTACGACCTCTTGATGAGATCGATGGAAGTCATTCGGAGTTGGGCGCAGAGGATCCCAGGTTTTGCCACCCTWCCTAAACACGACCAAGACCTCCTCTTCTACTCAGCCTTCCTGGAGCTGTTCGTCTTGCGGCTGTCGTACAG ATCCAACCCAGAGGAAGGGAAGCTGATCTTCTGCGATGGGTCGGTGTGGCATCGGCTGCAGTGCCTGCGAGGCTTCGGGGAGTGGATTGACAGCATTGTTGAGTTCTCCGCCAACCTGCAGAGGATGAACCTGGACGTTTCCACCTTCTCCTGCATCTGTACCCTGGCTTTACTCACTG AGCGCCACGGGTTGAAGGAGTCAAAGCGGGTCGAGGAGCTGCAGAACAACGTGGTCAGGTGCTTAAAAGACAACGAAGCCGCCRGTCCAGACGGAGGCGGCCCGTACCGCTGGTCCAACCACCTGTCCAGACTTCTGGAGAAACTGCCAGAACTTCGCACTTTGTGCATCCAAGGCCTGCAGAGGATTTTCTACCTGAAGCTGGAGGACCTGGTGCCGCCGCCTGCTGTGATAGATAAGTTATTCCTGGACACGCTGCCAttttag
- the LOC103473768 gene encoding nuclear receptor subfamily 4 group A member 2-like isoform X1 translates to MIWKPRVDDPLIANLVETFSFKGCKQTFVLPSSWRTKKGIKSFGKRDLKGVMPCVQTQCSSSPQGASPASQSAGAECSCDFLTPEFVKFSMDLTNSELSAASSGPGFGNSADGYGAGYDAKPPCVFQMPAVQAELPCVKVEDAHGCPRYQNPLHSSDDLLSSQSSVYYYRAPSPHGFHPPHGHIWEDSGSLYKNALSRFSLFSLKHTPHGTQSFPTCQVKFDVSMNLDAGGCGSHHHQQGKALGMGFPRPLQFPHSHHFMEYQSSAGAARGALSSEGLCAVCGDNAACQHYGVRTCEGCKGFFKRTVQKNAKYVCLAAKSCPVDKRRRNRCQYCRFQKCLGVGMVKEVVRTDGLKGRRGRLPSKPRALPDSFLHGSTLLSAVVRAHIESNPPASRLDYSKFKESPGDLLGDDAQHVRQFYDLLMRSMEVIRSWAQRIPGFATLPKHDQDLLFYSAFLELFVLRLSYRSNPEEGKLIFCDGSVWHRLQCLRGFGEWIDSIVEFSANLQRMNLDVSTFSCICTLALLTERHGLKESKRVEELQNNVVRCLKDNEAAXPDGGGPYRWSNHLSRLLEKLPELRTLCIQGLQRIFYLKLEDLVPPPAVIDKLFLDTLPF, encoded by the exons ATGATTTGGAAGCCTCGCGTGGACGACCCTTTAATAGCCAATTTAGTCGAAACGTTTTCGTTTAAAGGTTGCAAACAGACTTTTGTTCTTCCTTCAAGCTGGAGAACCAAGAAAGGAATTAAATCTTTTGGAAAACGGGACTTAAAG GGGGTCATGCCGTGCGTCCAGACCCAGTGCAGCTCCTCGCCGCAAGGCGCCAGCCCCGCGTCTCAGAGCGCCGGCGCGGAGTGCAGCTGCGACTTCCTCACGCCGGAGTTTGTCAAGTTCAGCATGGACCTGACGAACAGCGAGCTTTCGGCTGCCTCATCCGGACCCGGTTTCGGCAACTCCGCGGACGGCTACGGCGCCGGCTACGACGCGAAGCCGCCGTGCGTCTTCCAGATGCCCGCGGTCCAAGCGGAGCTGCCGTGCGTCAAAGTGGAGGATGCCCACGGATGTCCGCGCTATCAGAACCCCCTGCACTCCTCGGATGACTTGCTCTCCTCCCAGAGCTCCGTGTATTACTACCGCGCCCCCTCGCCGCACGGCTTCCACCCGCCACATGGACACATCTGGGAGGATTCCGGCTCTCTGTACAAAAACGCGCTTTCCAGGTTTTCCCTGTTTTCTCTGAAGCACACGCCGCACGGTACCCAGAGCTTCCCCACCTGCCAGGTCAAATTTGACGTCTCCATGAACTTGGACGCGGGCGGATGCGGGTCGCACCACCACCAACAAGGGAAAGCCCTCGGAATGGGCTTCCCTCGCCCCCTCCAGTTCCCCCACAGCCACCACTTTATGGAATACCAGAGCTCTGCCGGAGCCGCGCGAGGAGCGCTGAGCTCGGAGGGGCTGTGCGCGGTGTGCGGGGACAACGCAGCCTGCCAACACTATGGAGTCCGCACCTGCGAGGGCTGCAAGGGCTTCTTCAAG CGAACAGTGCAGAAAAATGCCAAATATGTGTGTCTGGCTGCAAAAAGCTGCCCTGTGGACAAGCGACGGAGGAACCGATGCCAGTATTGTCGCTTCCAGAAGTGCCTGGGGGTGGGAATGGTCAAAGAAG tgGTGAGGACAGACGGTCTTAAAGGCAGAAGAGGTCGTCTGCCATCCAAACCTCGAGCTTTGCCAGACTCGTTTTTACATGGCAGCACCCTTCTGAGTGCTGTGGTTAGGGCACATATAGAGTCAAATCCTCCAGCGTCTCGTCTGGACTACTCCAAA TTCAAGGAGAGTCCAGGGGACCTGCTGGGTGACGAYGCTCAACACGTCCGACAGTTCTACGACCTCTTGATGAGATCGATGGAAGTCATTCGGAGTTGGGCGCAGAGGATCCCAGGTTTTGCCACCCTWCCTAAACACGACCAAGACCTCCTCTTCTACTCAGCCTTCCTGGAGCTGTTCGTCTTGCGGCTGTCGTACAG ATCCAACCCAGAGGAAGGGAAGCTGATCTTCTGCGATGGGTCGGTGTGGCATCGGCTGCAGTGCCTGCGAGGCTTCGGGGAGTGGATTGACAGCATTGTTGAGTTCTCCGCCAACCTGCAGAGGATGAACCTGGACGTTTCCACCTTCTCCTGCATCTGTACCCTGGCTTTACTCACTG AGCGCCACGGGTTGAAGGAGTCAAAGCGGGTCGAGGAGCTGCAGAACAACGTGGTCAGGTGCTTAAAAGACAACGAAGCCGCCRGTCCAGACGGAGGCGGCCCGTACCGCTGGTCCAACCACCTGTCCAGACTTCTGGAGAAACTGCCAGAACTTCGCACTTTGTGCATCCAAGGCCTGCAGAGGATTTTCTACCTGAAGCTGGAGGACCTGGTGCCGCCGCCTGCTGTGATAGATAAGTTATTCCTGGACACGCTGCCAttttag